One genomic segment of Amycolatopsis granulosa includes these proteins:
- a CDS encoding class I SAM-dependent methyltransferase, with product MEHLIEVGAGLRAAEAVRLASQGASLLWRDDFAAARRLLAAMRKRLPDRTADFYRYRQSRRNRARVLGKLLVEVGADLRIDLPRAPETRAAIQAAGGRPGLVPLTTVLGMLSAHQWRLTGVPVEALGARIHPHYGVFPPTRQEYVSLVARAPLARVRTAFDIGTGTGVLAAVLARRGVPAVVATDVSPAAVTCARENLARLGLDRVRVLPAELFPPGRADLLVCNPPWLPGAAHSPLDAAVFDPGSRMLSGFLAGAAAHLTDGGEAWLVLSDLAELLGLRTRADLAAHFTAAGLTVAGRLDIRPAPRTGTDPLSRARSREVVSLWRLRR from the coding sequence GTGGAACACCTCATCGAAGTCGGCGCCGGCCTGCGCGCCGCGGAAGCCGTCCGCCTCGCGTCGCAGGGCGCGAGCCTGCTGTGGCGCGATGACTTCGCCGCCGCGCGCCGCCTGCTCGCGGCGATGCGCAAACGCTTGCCGGACCGGACCGCGGACTTCTACCGCTACCGCCAGTCCCGCCGAAACCGGGCACGCGTGCTCGGGAAACTGCTGGTCGAGGTCGGCGCCGACCTGCGGATCGACCTGCCGCGCGCCCCGGAGACCCGGGCGGCGATCCAGGCCGCGGGGGGCCGCCCCGGGCTGGTGCCGCTGACCACGGTGCTCGGCATGCTGAGCGCCCACCAGTGGCGGCTGACCGGCGTGCCGGTCGAGGCGCTGGGCGCGCGGATCCACCCGCACTACGGCGTCTTCCCGCCCACCCGGCAGGAGTACGTGTCGCTGGTGGCGCGGGCGCCACTGGCCCGGGTGCGGACGGCGTTCGACATCGGCACCGGCACCGGGGTGCTGGCCGCGGTCCTGGCGCGCCGCGGGGTGCCCGCCGTGGTGGCTACGGACGTCTCCCCGGCCGCGGTCACCTGTGCCCGGGAGAACCTCGCCCGCCTCGGCCTGGACCGGGTGCGGGTGCTGCCGGCGGAGCTGTTTCCGCCAGGCCGGGCGGATCTGCTGGTGTGCAACCCGCCGTGGCTCCCCGGCGCGGCACACTCGCCGCTGGACGCCGCCGTGTTCGACCCGGGGTCGCGGATGCTGTCCGGGTTCCTCGCCGGTGCCGCCGCGCACCTGACCGACGGTGGCGAGGCCTGGCTGGTCCTGTCCGACCTGGCCGAACTCCTCGGACTGCGCACCCGCGCCGACCTGGCGGCGCACTTCACGGCGGCCGGCCTGACGGTGGCCGGCCGCCTGGACATCCGGCCCGCGCCGCGCACGGGCACGGACCCGCTGAGCCGGGCCCGCTCGCGGGAGGTGGTGTCGCTGTGGCGCCTGCGGCGGTGA
- a CDS encoding flavin reductase family protein, which translates to MTHVEIEPNILYFGTPVVLVSTADADGNPNLAPISSAFWLGWRGVIGVGASSQTVRNLRRTGECVLNLPSAHQADAVDRLARTTGTTPVPESKLRRGYRYEPDKFSLAGLTPVPSSTVAPPRVAECPVAMETVVEAIHPIAADDEDQCGNILCFEVRVRKVHVHPEIRLPGTTDRIDPDRWRPLIMSFQEFYGLGGKLRRSELAQIPEHLYRSPDVDRARRELDVRPAEPYGRTPSMTPMA; encoded by the coding sequence GTGACACACGTGGAAATCGAGCCGAACATCCTGTACTTCGGCACGCCGGTGGTGCTCGTCAGCACGGCCGACGCGGACGGAAACCCCAACCTCGCCCCGATCTCGTCGGCGTTCTGGCTGGGCTGGCGCGGGGTGATCGGTGTGGGCGCCAGTTCGCAGACCGTGCGGAACCTGCGGCGCACCGGGGAATGCGTGCTGAACCTGCCGTCGGCGCACCAGGCGGACGCGGTGGACCGCCTCGCCCGCACGACCGGGACGACCCCGGTGCCGGAATCCAAGCTGCGCCGCGGATATCGCTACGAGCCGGACAAGTTCTCCCTCGCCGGCCTGACGCCGGTGCCGTCGTCGACGGTCGCGCCACCACGCGTCGCCGAATGCCCGGTGGCGATGGAAACCGTGGTCGAGGCGATCCACCCGATCGCCGCGGACGACGAGGACCAGTGCGGCAACATCCTGTGCTTCGAGGTGCGGGTGCGGAAGGTGCACGTGCACCCGGAAATCCGGCTGCCCGGCACCACCGACCGCATCGACCCGGACCGGTGGCGGCCGCTGATCATGAGTTTCCAGGAGTTCTACGGCCTGGGCGGCAAACTGCGCCGTTCCGAACTGGCGCAGATCCCGGAACACCTCTACCGCAGCCCGGACGTCGACCGGGCGCGACGGGAACTGGACGTGCGGCCGGCGGAACCGTACGGCCGCACGCCCAGCATGACGCCTATGGCGTGA
- a CDS encoding bifunctional metallophosphatase/5'-nucleotidase, translating into MSPSPRVLRRCVAATAAALAAVTVAAAPASAAARPATTTDVRLITFNDFHGNLEPPAGSSGRVTLPGGATVTAGGAAYLATHVKQLESEVSNSLLLSAGDNIGASPVASALFHDEPTVDFLNELGVQASVVGNHEFDEGYRELQRMQFGGCHPTDGCQFRDTYTGARFPFLGANVAFDNGAPALLPFTVKVSGGQPIGIIGATLKDLPTVVSAEAIKGLEFGDEVEAINRTSGWLDRLGVKAQVVLLHQGDNSTGGPDDCRVNAGPATRIAKSVSASVDAIFTGHSHQQYNCQIADPAGNPRPVVQGLSFGRLLSVVDLKIDKRTRDVVRSATVAHNEVVTRDVTPDPAAAKLVGEAVTKAAPIANKRIGTITADLKAAGAASGESTLGDVIADAQLDATAANGAQIAMTNPGGIRADLTYASSPAGEGDGVVTYGEAFTVQPFANIMQTITLTGANLKNVLEQQWTATGTRVLQISATLHYTYSASAPIGSKVSGITVGGKPVDPAATYRVSVNNFLAGGGDGFTEFTKGTDLAGGPVDLDALIAYFGAHSPVAPPAADRITVTP; encoded by the coding sequence ATGTCCCCTTCACCTCGCGTGCTGCGACGATGCGTTGCGGCCACCGCCGCGGCGCTGGCCGCCGTCACGGTCGCGGCAGCGCCCGCGTCCGCCGCCGCCCGACCGGCCACCACCACCGACGTCCGGCTGATCACCTTCAACGACTTCCACGGCAACCTCGAACCGCCCGCCGGCTCATCGGGCCGGGTCACCCTGCCCGGTGGCGCGACAGTGACCGCGGGTGGCGCCGCCTACCTCGCGACGCACGTCAAGCAGCTGGAGAGCGAGGTGAGCAACTCCCTGCTGCTGTCCGCCGGCGACAACATCGGCGCGTCGCCGGTTGCCTCCGCGCTGTTCCACGACGAGCCCACCGTGGACTTCCTCAACGAACTGGGTGTCCAGGCGTCCGTCGTCGGCAACCACGAGTTCGACGAGGGCTACCGGGAATTGCAGCGGATGCAGTTCGGCGGCTGCCACCCGACCGACGGCTGCCAGTTCCGCGACACCTACACCGGCGCCAGGTTCCCGTTCCTCGGCGCCAACGTCGCCTTCGACAACGGCGCGCCCGCGCTGCTGCCGTTCACCGTGAAGGTCTCCGGCGGCCAGCCGATCGGCATCATCGGCGCGACCCTGAAGGACCTGCCCACCGTCGTCTCGGCCGAGGCGATCAAGGGCCTGGAGTTCGGTGACGAGGTCGAGGCCATCAACCGCACCTCAGGCTGGCTCGACCGGCTCGGCGTCAAGGCGCAGGTCGTGCTGCTGCACCAGGGCGACAACTCCACCGGCGGCCCCGACGACTGCCGCGTCAACGCGGGCCCGGCCACCCGGATCGCCAAGAGCGTCTCCGCGAGCGTGGACGCGATCTTCACCGGCCACAGCCACCAGCAGTACAACTGCCAGATCGCGGACCCGGCCGGCAACCCGCGCCCGGTCGTCCAGGGCCTGTCGTTCGGCCGTCTGCTGTCGGTCGTGGACCTCAAGATCGACAAACGGACCCGGGACGTGGTGCGCAGCGCGACCGTCGCGCACAACGAGGTCGTCACCCGCGACGTCACCCCGGACCCGGCGGCGGCGAAGCTGGTCGGCGAGGCCGTGACGAAGGCGGCGCCGATCGCGAACAAGCGGATCGGCACGATCACCGCCGACCTCAAGGCGGCCGGTGCGGCGTCGGGCGAGTCCACGCTCGGGGACGTGATCGCCGACGCGCAGCTCGACGCCACCGCGGCCAACGGCGCGCAGATCGCGATGACCAACCCGGGCGGTATCCGCGCGGACCTCACCTACGCGTCCTCGCCCGCCGGCGAGGGCGACGGCGTGGTCACCTACGGCGAGGCGTTCACCGTGCAGCCGTTCGCGAACATCATGCAGACCATCACGCTGACCGGCGCGAACCTCAAGAACGTGCTCGAGCAGCAGTGGACCGCGACCGGCACGCGGGTCCTGCAGATCTCCGCGACCCTGCACTACACCTATTCGGCGTCCGCGCCGATCGGCTCGAAGGTCTCCGGCATCACCGTGGGCGGCAAACCGGTCGACCCGGCGGCGACCTACCGCGTGTCGGTGAACAACTTCCTCGCCGGGGGCGGCGACGGCTTCACCGAGTTCACCAAGGGCACCGACCTGGCCGGCGGCCCGGTGGACCTGGACGCGCTGATCGCGTACTTCGGTGCGCACTCGCCGGTCGCGCCGCCCGCGGCCGACCGGATCACCGTCACGCCATAG
- a CDS encoding response regulator transcription factor produces the protein MTRSNDPTRVPQGPPSGRSVGVAAVDPVPIYREGLSGLVQRTQGMHWAGQAINPHGALQLAEQIHPDVILVDSGLDPHGHLSRLLIAGDPALIVIALVREANRTPAFLHDVIAAGVHAAIPRSAEPRRLIDGIRRAYLDRRYVDPSLATLVSAARQSASAAAVRRAQMPLSRREYQVLQLVAEGLENAGIAKILYLSVETVRTHVKSILRKLNARDRTHAVTIAFRGGILVAQPDDGPDQRLMPGSAAPGVVEYRSR, from the coding sequence ATGACGCGCAGTAACGACCCCACCCGAGTTCCGCAAGGACCACCGTCCGGCCGGAGCGTGGGTGTCGCCGCTGTCGACCCGGTGCCGATCTACCGCGAGGGGTTGTCCGGACTGGTGCAGCGCACGCAGGGGATGCACTGGGCGGGCCAGGCCATCAACCCGCACGGGGCGCTGCAGCTGGCCGAGCAGATCCACCCCGACGTGATCCTCGTCGACTCCGGCCTCGACCCGCACGGTCACTTGAGCAGGCTGCTCATCGCCGGTGACCCGGCCCTCATCGTGATCGCCCTGGTCCGGGAGGCCAACCGGACACCCGCCTTCCTGCACGACGTCATCGCCGCCGGGGTGCACGCCGCGATCCCGCGCTCGGCCGAGCCGCGCCGGCTCATCGACGGCATCCGGCGTGCCTACCTGGACCGGCGCTACGTCGATCCCTCCCTGGCCACGCTGGTCTCGGCGGCCCGGCAGTCGGCCAGCGCCGCCGCGGTGCGCCGCGCGCAGATGCCACTGTCCCGCCGCGAGTACCAGGTGCTGCAGCTCGTGGCGGAAGGCCTGGAGAACGCCGGGATCGCCAAGATCCTCTACCTGTCGGTGGAGACCGTGCGCACGCACGTCAAAAGCATCCTCCGCAAGCTGAACGCCCGGGACCGCACGCACGCGGTCACGATCGCCTTCCGCGGCGGCATCCTCGTCGCCCAGCCCGACGACGGCCCGGACCAGCGGCTCATGCCCGGCTCGGCCGCTCCCGGGGTCGTGGAGTACCGCTCCCGGTAG
- a CDS encoding VanZ family protein, which produces MTTARTTALHFGLIGFLAVWGTVLVPQLVLPYVRFGRVHPRRLVRTAAVTGYGSFALAVTFLPLPAAGARGLAQNIQLTPFRWVADARREAVQGGVHALSTLAFERMTMSVLLFVPLGLFARVLWKRGFTGAVLLGFAVSLAVEITQLTANFGTAAHQYRIFDVDDLIGNTTGAALGWIAATLFLVLRSAVQPFGQPPRRERVHLAEAR; this is translated from the coding sequence ATGACGACGGCGCGGACCACCGCCCTCCACTTCGGACTGATCGGGTTCCTCGCGGTCTGGGGAACGGTGCTGGTCCCGCAGCTGGTGCTGCCGTACGTGCGGTTCGGACGCGTCCACCCGCGCCGTCTCGTCCGGACCGCCGCAGTGACCGGCTACGGATCGTTCGCGCTGGCGGTGACGTTCCTGCCGCTGCCGGCGGCCGGCGCGCGCGGGCTCGCCCAGAACATCCAGCTCACGCCGTTCCGGTGGGTCGCCGACGCACGGCGGGAAGCCGTGCAGGGCGGCGTGCACGCGCTGTCGACGCTGGCGTTCGAACGGATGACGATGAGCGTGCTGCTGTTCGTGCCGCTGGGGCTGTTCGCCCGGGTGCTGTGGAAGCGTGGGTTCACCGGAGCCGTACTGCTCGGGTTCGCCGTCTCGCTGGCCGTCGAGATCACGCAGCTCACCGCGAACTTCGGCACCGCCGCGCACCAGTACCGGATCTTCGACGTCGACGACCTGATCGGCAACACCACCGGCGCCGCACTCGGCTGGATCGCCGCCACGCTGTTCCTGGTGCTGCGATCAGCCGTCCAGCCGTTCGGCCAGCCGCCGCGGCGCGAGCGGGTCCACCTCGCCGAGGCGCGCTAG
- a CDS encoding EamA family transporter: MVQVHVEGVGGRLPKPRVLAAAGRALGAIPPPLQVLIGIVSVQVGASLAKQLFASTGPAGTVTLRLFFAALVLLLVWRPVLRMGRRALPVVIAYGVVLGTMNVTFYQALARIPQGIAVTIEFLGPLAVALAGSRRWLDVLWAALAAGGVVLLAETRGDLSLLGILFALVAGACWGLYILLSASLGKRTEEGKGLALGMAVAAVAVMPVGVVESGVNLLSPWVLLIGLAVALLSSVIPYSLELEALRKIPPRVFGILMSLEPAVAALSGLLVLGEALHPLQWLAICCVVAASIGATRSVRDAP, translated from the coding sequence GTGGTTCAGGTTCACGTGGAAGGCGTCGGCGGCAGACTGCCGAAACCCCGGGTGCTCGCGGCGGCGGGGCGGGCACTCGGGGCCATCCCGCCGCCGTTGCAGGTGCTGATCGGCATCGTCAGCGTCCAGGTGGGCGCCTCGCTCGCGAAGCAGCTCTTCGCGAGCACCGGGCCGGCCGGCACGGTCACGCTGCGGTTGTTCTTCGCGGCGCTGGTGCTGCTGCTCGTGTGGCGTCCGGTGCTGCGCATGGGCCGCCGGGCGCTGCCGGTGGTCATCGCGTACGGCGTGGTGCTCGGCACCATGAACGTGACCTTCTACCAGGCCCTCGCGCGCATCCCGCAGGGCATCGCGGTCACCATCGAGTTCCTCGGGCCGCTCGCGGTCGCGCTGGCCGGTTCGCGGCGCTGGCTCGACGTGCTGTGGGCGGCGCTGGCGGCGGGCGGTGTCGTGCTGCTCGCCGAGACGCGCGGCGACCTCTCGCTGCTCGGCATCCTGTTCGCACTGGTCGCGGGCGCCTGCTGGGGCCTGTACATCCTGCTGTCCGCGTCCCTGGGCAAGCGCACCGAAGAGGGCAAGGGCCTCGCGCTCGGCATGGCGGTCGCCGCCGTCGCGGTGATGCCGGTGGGCGTCGTGGAAAGCGGCGTGAACCTGCTGTCGCCGTGGGTGCTGCTCATCGGGCTGGCCGTGGCGCTGCTGTCCTCGGTCATCCCGTACTCGCTGGAACTGGAGGCGCTGCGGAAGATCCCGCCGCGGGTGTTCGGCATCCTGATGAGCCTCGAACCGGCCGTCGCCGCGTTGTCCGGGCTGCTGGTGCTCGGGGAGGCGCTGCACCCGTTGCAGTGGCTCGCCATCTGCTGCGTCGTCGCGGCCTCGATCGGGGCCACCCGCTCGGTGCGGGACGCACCCTGA
- a CDS encoding GGDEF domain-containing protein, translating to MTARRARPDEADLLSLHEAIAELHASQGDFRTAYEHLRTALGIAVSSRSPIPEQLRREFDQLRRERAEAREDSLRDALTAVYNRRYLDNRLADLLGDARTPLAVALIDIDLFKRVNDTFGHLIGDQVLRRVAELLREGVPAPGFCARYGGEEFMLVLPEVQPGTALRIAEFARRRVAQHPWSEICPGLGVTVSVGLSHQPVSGPEQLRMADDLLYAAKHAGRNRVAYRERGGVRVLEHCP from the coding sequence GTGACCGCACGGCGGGCGCGGCCGGATGAAGCCGACCTGCTGAGTCTGCACGAGGCCATCGCGGAGCTGCACGCGTCGCAGGGCGACTTCCGGACGGCCTACGAGCACCTGCGGACCGCGCTGGGTATCGCGGTCAGTTCCCGTTCGCCCATTCCCGAGCAGCTGCGCCGCGAGTTCGACCAGCTCCGCCGCGAACGCGCCGAGGCCCGTGAGGACAGCCTGCGCGACGCGCTGACGGCCGTCTACAACCGGCGCTACCTGGACAACCGGCTCGCGGACCTGCTCGGCGACGCGCGCACGCCGCTGGCGGTGGCGTTGATCGACATTGATTTGTTCAAACGCGTCAACGACACGTTCGGTCACCTCATCGGCGACCAGGTGCTGCGACGGGTCGCGGAGCTGTTGCGGGAGGGCGTGCCGGCACCCGGATTCTGCGCGCGTTACGGCGGCGAGGAGTTCATGCTCGTGCTGCCCGAGGTCCAGCCCGGTACCGCGCTGCGGATCGCCGAGTTCGCCCGGCGGCGGGTGGCGCAACATCCCTGGTCGGAGATCTGCCCGGGGCTCGGTGTGACGGTCAGCGTCGGGTTGTCGCACCAGCCGGTGAGCGGGCCGGAGCAGCTGCGGATGGCGGACGACCTCCTTTACGCCGCCAAGCACGCGGGGCGCAACCGGGTGGCTTATCGGGAACGCGGCGGCGTCCGCGTCCTCGAGCACTGTCCGTAA
- the mug gene encoding G/U mismatch-specific DNA glycosylase encodes MDSSRPTAEQLAAAAGTSIPDLLAPGLDVLFCGINPGLYSGATGYHFARPGNRFWPALHAGGFTPRRFHPSEQAALLGLGIGITNVVNRATARADELTPDELRAGGARLRTTVARYRPRWLAVVGITAYRTAFGHPKATFGRQPGGIGATRVWVLPNPSGLNAHWTPATLGEAFAEFHEAVYSE; translated from the coding sequence ATGGATTCCTCCCGCCCCACCGCCGAACAGCTCGCCGCCGCGGCGGGCACGAGCATCCCGGACCTGCTCGCACCCGGCCTGGACGTGCTGTTCTGCGGTATCAACCCTGGTCTGTACTCCGGTGCGACCGGTTACCACTTCGCCCGTCCCGGTAACCGCTTCTGGCCCGCCCTGCACGCGGGCGGCTTCACCCCACGCCGGTTCCACCCGAGCGAGCAGGCGGCGCTGCTCGGCCTCGGCATCGGCATCACGAACGTGGTGAACCGGGCCACGGCGCGCGCCGACGAGCTGACGCCCGACGAACTCCGGGCCGGCGGCGCCCGGCTGCGGACGACGGTCGCCCGCTACCGGCCGCGCTGGCTCGCGGTCGTCGGGATCACCGCCTATCGGACGGCGTTCGGCCACCCGAAGGCGACCTTCGGCCGGCAGCCCGGCGGGATCGGCGCCACACGGGTGTGGGTGCTGCCCAATCCCAGTGGCCTCAACGCCCACTGGACCCCCGCGACACTCGGCGAGGCGTTCGCCGAATTTCACGAGGCGGTTTACTCAGAGTAG
- a CDS encoding GTP pyrophosphokinase → MTVLDEVGRSAALLRALQRELMVYKFGIDELMTKLRILSEEFDFANQHDPIEHLASRVKSPEAILDKLARKGLDPRVETIREHIEDVAGIRVVCPFVPDVYLVAEMLGRQDDVEIVRTKDYIAAPKPNGYRSLHLIVRIPVFLSDRVERVKVEIQMRTVGMDFWAAVEHKLFYKYAGTAPADFADELRAAAETAADLDARMTALHQRLPGGQS, encoded by the coding sequence ATGACCGTGCTCGACGAGGTCGGCCGCTCGGCCGCGCTGCTCCGGGCGCTCCAGCGTGAGCTCATGGTCTACAAGTTCGGCATCGACGAGCTGATGACCAAGCTGCGGATCCTGTCCGAGGAGTTCGACTTCGCGAACCAGCACGACCCGATCGAGCACCTGGCGAGCCGCGTCAAGTCGCCGGAGGCGATCCTCGACAAGCTGGCCCGCAAGGGGCTCGACCCGCGCGTCGAGACGATCCGCGAGCACATCGAGGACGTCGCCGGCATCCGCGTGGTGTGCCCGTTCGTGCCCGACGTCTACCTGGTCGCCGAGATGCTCGGCCGTCAGGACGACGTCGAGATCGTGCGGACCAAGGACTACATCGCCGCGCCCAAGCCGAACGGCTACCGCAGCCTGCACCTGATCGTGCGGATCCCGGTGTTCCTGTCCGACCGGGTCGAGCGGGTCAAGGTCGAGATCCAGATGCGCACGGTCGGGATGGACTTCTGGGCCGCCGTCGAGCACAAGCTGTTCTACAAGTACGCCGGCACCGCGCCGGCCGACTTCGCCGACGAACTGCGTGCGGCGGCGGAAACCGCGGCGGACCTGGACGCCCGGATGACCGCCCTGCACCAGCGGTTACCGGGCGGTCAGTCCTAG
- a CDS encoding LCP family protein codes for MNGADAPAPHPSGFSELPLANGVEHAPRHPSGFLAAPPPAGREDGRHPSGFAEPPGDDADDRPGGNPLETSQPSGRAEPPRARPGPATPPPANRRPGDDPEPAASDAAAEATQLAEAVGRPNGPRRPPRARPVTPADRLTMTDELEPVGDHTKVRRKIDNTLARFAAAHEELAAEEAKRQERRERLIARPVALIEQTRTRLQRVVAPVKSADDEQAAPQTRLQEKKQRRSERSIRITRIACAVLAGLIFLATGALWGTKTWFNSKFTEIAALDENSSDIQNAAGQTGDENFLIVGSDTRAGATAEENVGDADAVGGARSDTVMLAHVPADRKRVVVVSFPRDLEISRPACERYDANTGHYTAEVVPAATKVKLNTAYAVGGPKCLTKWVQQLTGMRLNHFVGIDFGGFKDMVDAVHGVTVHVDKPIKDSVLGMVISQTGDVTISGDQALSFVRARHVQGDPTSDYGRIKRQQDFISALLRKAMSQGVITDPTQLTNFVTAFARATFGDNIGVDQMLTLAQSMKGLDPSKLTFLTVPTTGESNARGNEVLLETKSRDLFHALIDNTPLPGSPEYEAAHPSSTPIPSPTPTPAKSTRSRSSDS; via the coding sequence GTGAACGGCGCCGACGCGCCCGCCCCGCATCCCAGCGGCTTCAGCGAGCTGCCGCTCGCGAACGGCGTCGAACACGCCCCCCGCCACCCGAGCGGCTTCCTGGCCGCCCCGCCGCCGGCCGGCCGCGAAGACGGGCGCCACCCGAGTGGCTTCGCCGAGCCGCCCGGGGACGACGCCGACGATCGTCCGGGCGGGAATCCGCTCGAGACGTCCCAGCCGTCCGGCCGGGCGGAGCCTCCCCGGGCTCGTCCCGGGCCGGCCACGCCCCCGCCCGCCAACCGGCGTCCCGGCGACGATCCGGAGCCGGCCGCGTCCGACGCGGCCGCCGAAGCCACCCAGCTCGCGGAGGCCGTGGGACGGCCGAACGGACCCCGGCGCCCGCCGCGCGCTCGCCCGGTGACGCCAGCCGACCGGCTGACCATGACCGACGAGCTGGAGCCGGTCGGGGACCACACCAAGGTCCGCCGCAAGATCGACAACACCCTCGCCCGGTTCGCGGCCGCCCATGAGGAGCTCGCCGCCGAGGAGGCCAAGCGCCAGGAGCGCCGCGAGCGGCTCATCGCGCGGCCGGTGGCGCTCATCGAGCAGACCCGCACCCGTCTGCAGCGCGTCGTCGCGCCGGTCAAGAGCGCCGACGACGAGCAGGCCGCGCCGCAGACGCGCCTGCAGGAGAAGAAGCAGCGCCGCAGCGAGCGGTCGATCCGCATCACCCGCATCGCCTGCGCCGTGCTCGCCGGCTTGATCTTCCTGGCCACCGGCGCGCTGTGGGGCACCAAGACCTGGTTCAACAGCAAGTTCACCGAAATCGCCGCCCTCGACGAGAACTCGTCGGACATCCAGAACGCGGCCGGCCAGACCGGCGACGAGAACTTCCTCATCGTCGGCTCCGACACCCGCGCCGGCGCCACCGCGGAGGAGAACGTCGGCGACGCCGACGCGGTGGGCGGCGCCCGTTCGGACACCGTGATGCTCGCCCACGTGCCGGCCGACCGGAAGCGCGTGGTGGTCGTGTCCTTCCCGCGCGACCTGGAGATCTCCCGCCCCGCGTGCGAGCGCTACGACGCGAACACCGGGCACTACACCGCCGAGGTCGTCCCGGCGGCGACGAAGGTGAAGCTGAACACCGCCTACGCGGTCGGCGGCCCCAAGTGCCTCACCAAGTGGGTGCAGCAGCTCACCGGGATGCGCCTCAACCACTTCGTGGGCATCGACTTCGGCGGGTTCAAGGACATGGTCGACGCCGTGCACGGCGTGACGGTGCACGTCGACAAACCGATCAAGGACTCCGTGCTCGGGATGGTGATCTCGCAGACCGGTGACGTGACGATTTCCGGCGACCAGGCGCTCAGCTTCGTCCGCGCCCGTCACGTCCAGGGCGACCCGACCTCGGACTACGGCCGGATCAAGCGCCAGCAGGATTTCATCTCCGCGCTGCTGCGGAAGGCGATGTCCCAGGGTGTCATCACCGACCCGACCCAGCTGACGAACTTCGTCACCGCCTTCGCCCGGGCCACCTTCGGCGACAACATCGGCGTCGACCAGATGCTCACGCTGGCCCAGTCGATGAAGGGCCTGGACCCCAGCAAGCTCACGTTCCTCACCGTGCCGACCACGGGTGAGTCGAACGCCCGCGGCAACGAGGTGCTGCTGGAGACCAAGTCGCGGGACCTGTTCCACGCGTTGATCGACAACACCCCGCTGCCCGGTTCGCCCGAATACGAAGCCGCGCACCCGTCGTCGACCCCGATCCCGTCCCCGACACCCACCCCGGCGAAGTCGACACGTTCGCGCTCGTCGGACTCGTGA
- the phoU gene encoding phosphate signaling complex protein PhoU has product MREAYHVELEDLAANLADMSLQAAAAMQKATQALLEADLSLAEQVIGDDQKIDDARAESEEKAYALLALQAPVATDLRTVLAVIHAAESLERMGDLALHVAKAARRRHPQATLPEPVREYFAEMGELDVRLAEKVADVIKSRDVETARALEEEDDRVDEIHRHLFTVIMDKEWQHGVAAAVDITLLGRFYERFADHAVSVGKRMVFVATGKMPGYAHDEEL; this is encoded by the coding sequence ATGCGCGAGGCTTACCACGTCGAACTCGAAGACCTGGCCGCGAACCTGGCGGACATGTCGCTCCAGGCCGCGGCCGCCATGCAGAAGGCGACCCAGGCACTGCTCGAAGCCGATCTGTCCCTGGCCGAGCAGGTGATCGGCGACGACCAGAAGATCGACGACGCCCGCGCCGAGAGCGAGGAGAAGGCGTACGCCCTGCTGGCGCTGCAGGCGCCGGTCGCGACGGACCTGCGGACCGTGCTGGCCGTGATCCACGCCGCGGAGAGCCTGGAGCGGATGGGCGACCTGGCCCTGCACGTCGCCAAGGCCGCCCGCCGCCGGCACCCGCAGGCCACGTTGCCCGAGCCGGTGCGGGAGTACTTCGCCGAGATGGGCGAGCTGGACGTCCGGCTCGCGGAGAAGGTCGCCGACGTCATCAAGAGCCGGGACGTCGAGACGGCCCGTGCGCTGGAGGAGGAGGACGACCGCGTCGACGAGATCCACCGCCACCTGTTCACGGTGATCATGGACAAGGAGTGGCAGCACGGGGTCGCGGCCGCGGTCGACATCACGCTGCTCGGCCGGTTCTACGAGCGCTTCGCCGACCACGCGGTGTCGGTCGGCAAGCGGATGGTGTTCGTGGCGACCGGCAAGATGCCGGGCTACGCCCACGACGAGGAGCTCTGA
- a CDS encoding VOC family protein: protein MRSRILAVAVDCHDTEALARFWSAALGYEVVKRWQDSKGAEYVDIGSNGQWQLVFQPVGEDKVVKNRLHLDLVPVEGSQADEVTRLTELGARVLSDDPELPWVVLADPEDNEFCVLPPRQEG, encoded by the coding sequence ATGCGAAGCCGGATCCTAGCCGTGGCGGTGGACTGCCACGACACCGAAGCGCTCGCGCGGTTCTGGTCGGCCGCGCTCGGCTACGAGGTGGTCAAGCGCTGGCAGGACAGCAAGGGCGCGGAGTACGTCGACATCGGATCCAACGGCCAGTGGCAACTGGTGTTCCAGCCCGTCGGCGAGGACAAGGTGGTGAAGAACCGGCTGCACCTGGACCTCGTCCCGGTGGAGGGGTCCCAGGCCGACGAGGTGACGCGGTTGACGGAGCTGGGCGCACGGGTGCTGTCCGACGACCCGGAGCTGCCGTGGGTGGTGCTGGCCGACCCGGAGGACAACGAATTCTGCGTGCTCCCGCCGCGGCAGGAGGGCTAG